In the genome of Aspergillus luchuensis IFO 4308 DNA, chromosome 2, nearly complete sequence, one region contains:
- a CDS encoding thiolase family protein (COG:I;~EggNog:ENOG410PHTR;~InterPro:IPR016039,IPR020613,IPR020610,IPR020617, IPR020616,IPR020615,IPR002155;~PFAM:PF00108,PF02803;~go_function: GO:0016746 - transferase activity, transferring acyl groups [Evidence IEA];~go_function: GO:0016747 - transferase activity, transferring acyl groups other than amino-acyl groups [Evidence IEA]) has translation MASPIPRGLRQVLQKSPSDIVILSSLRTPVTRAKKGGFKDAYPEELLAHVLRATLEANPNLDPALIDDVAIGSVLQELGGAKAGRMAQIHAGFPHSVPFHTINRQCSSGLAAISTIGNGIRSGAINVGVGGGMESMTRNYGSRAIPTVLWPELKESHSQDSRDCIMPMGITSENVASRYGISRADQDAFAAESHKKATAAQNAGLFDKEIIPVKTLSYDPENPDAPPKEITVTKDDGIRPNISVEKMASLKPAFSPTGASTAGNSSQVSDGAAAALLMRRSTATELGLTSQIQGRWVGTAVAGCAPDEMGVGPAVAIPKLLQQLDMTVSDVNVWEINEAFASQALYSIRKLGIDEAKVNPKGGAIAIGHPLGATGARQLATLLPEMERTGQEVGVVSMCIGTGMGMAGMFVRE, from the coding sequence ATGGCCTCTCCCATTCCCCGAGGCCTGCGCCAGGTCCTCCAGAAGTCTCCCTCGGACATTgtcattctttcttccctccgtACCCCGGTTACCCGTGCGAAGAAGGGCGGTTTCAAGGACGCCTATCCCGAAGAGCTGCTCGCTCACGTCCTCCGGGCCACCTTGGAGGCGAACCCGAACCTTGACCCTGCTCTCATTGACGATGTCGCCATCGGCTCCGTCCTCCAGGAACTCGGTGGTGCGAAGGCTGGCCGTATGGCTCAGATCCACGCCGGCTTCCCCCACAGCGTGCCTTTCCACACGATCAACAGACAGTGCTCCTCCGGTCTGGCTGCTATCTCCACCATTGGAAACGGAATCCGCTCTGGAGCCATTAACGTCGGTGTCGGTGGTGGAATGGAGTCCATGACCAGAAACTATGGCTCCCGCGCCATCCCCACCGTTCTCTGGCCCGAGCTGAAGGAGTCTCACTCCCAGGACTCCCGCGACTGCATCATGCCCATGGGTATCACCTCCGAGAACGTTGCTTCGCGCTACGGCATCTCCCGTGCCGACCAGGATGCGTTCGCTGCCGAGTCCCACAAGAAGGCTACTGCCGCCCAGAACGCCGGTCTGTTCGACAAGGAGATCATCCCCGTCAAGACCCTCTCCTATGACCCCGAGAACCCCGATGCTCCTCCCAAGGAGATCACCGTGACCAAGGACGACGGTATCCGCCCCAACATCTCGGTTGAGAAGATGGCTAGCCTGAAGCCCGCTTTCTCTCCCACCGGTGCTAGTACCGCTGGAAACAGCTCCCAGGTCAGCGACGGTGCCGCTGCCGCTCTGCTCATGCGCCGTTCGACCGCCACCGAGCTCGGCCTGACCTCTCAGATCCAGGGCCGCTGGGTTGGTACTGCCGTTGCGGGTTGTGCTCCCGATGAGATGGGTGTCGGTCCCGCGGTTGCTATTCCCAAGCTCCTTCAGCAGCTTGACATGACCGTCTCGGATGTTAACGTCTGGGAAATCAACGAGGCTTTCGCCTCCCAGGCCCTGTACTCTATCCGCAAGCTGGGTATTGACGAGGCCAAGGTTAACCCCAAGGGTGGTGCCATCGCTATCGGTCACCCTCTTGGTGCCACCGGTGCCAGACAGCTTGCCACTCTGCTGCCTGAGATGGAGCGCACCGGCCAGGAAGTCGGTGTTGTGAGCATGTGCATTGGCACTGGTATGGGTATGGCTGGTATGTTCGTCCGGGAGTAA
- a CDS encoding uncharacterized protein (COG:S;~EggNog:ENOG410PS0A), with product MEMCSARQRSVNLRLKDTCYSRPATNGSQQKHRSLPLRASPSALQFSSPPQSNRLASGFGFSTLTPVESSDDDKEDNGADKFAHHGSTQPRDQPLPSEQWCIPIMSASMDIDNGKDAQCSTNNVEHSNPGSVAGYTNYSLQPSPIPHSLVDQSLVISEEPTTHSTEGNTPAPRSPVVRDMVQNSTSYTSQGVPRGPYASHDRVWWCGQRLPSPVSDNGDAMAISSKDSVSDADMTYMSQPASPPPWYSETTPDVSQPAGSMGNLRREHHIPSSSKKKAAISMGYRADCDKCRRRVPGHYSHIIRH from the coding sequence ATGGAAATGTGTTCCGCGAGACAAAGGTCCGTGAATTTGAGACTGAAGGACACCTGCTATTCTCGTCCCGCAACTAATGGTAGTCAACAGAAACACaggtctcttcctctccgcgcGTCCCCAAGTGCCCTCCagttttcttcccccccacaAAGCAACCGGCTTGCATCTGGCTTCGGTTTCTCGACTCTGACTCCAGTGGAATCCTCGGATGATGACAAGGAGGATAATGGTGCTGACAAATTTGCCCATCATGGTTCGACACAACCTCGGGATCAGCCATTACCATCGGAGCAATGGTGTATTCCTATAATGAGCGCAAGCATGGATATCGATAACGGAAAAGACGCACAATGTTCGACCAATAATGTTGAACACTCCAACCCGGGATCTGTCGCTGGATATACCAATTACAGTCTCCAGCCGTCGCCGATCCCACATAGTCTTGTTGACCAGTCGCTGGTTATAAGCGAAGAGCCGACTACACACTCTACGGAAGGGAACACTCCTGCCCCGAGAAGTCCCGTCGTAAGAGACATGGTGCAAAACTCTACATCATATACGTCGCAGGGCGTTCCTAGAGGTCCGTACGCGAGCCATGACAGGGTCTGGTGGTGTGGCCAACGTCTCCCCAGTCCGGTCAGTGACAATGGCGATGCCATGGCGATCAGCAGCAAGGACTCTGTGAGCGACGCTGATATGACATACATGTCCCAGCCAGCGTCTCCGCCACCATGGTATTCAGAAACTACGCCAGATGTGTCACAGCCGGCGGGTTCGATGGGCAACTTGAGACGAGAGCATCAtattccctcttcctcgaagaagaaggcagcgATCTCCATGGGCTATCGAGCGGATTGCGACAAATGTCGGCGCAGGGTCCCAGGTCATTACAGTCACATCATCCGTCACTGA
- a CDS encoding uncharacterized protein (COG:Q;~EggNog:ENOG410PNMS;~InterPro:IPR036291,IPR002347;~PFAM:PF08659,PF00106,PF13561;~go_process: GO:0055114 - oxidation-reduction process [Evidence IEA]): MSPAKSGFALVTPASKGLGFAFARQLLSNTDLPVLATARRDTGQLRKVLLEQVNDETGKADERLRVFEVDVTDEATIHAMAAQIREEFPQTPLRIAITVPGVLHVEKSPTQIDAANALHSFQVNALGPMLLMKHLAPFLPTKSSATFADVSLSAHVQRPWKLPSHAIYAMMAARVGSISDNSTGGWYSYRASKASVFQLTKTFDLYLRSRSRDRALAVALHPGTVQTDFTKDYWDGRHMLQPEESAVKLLQHLCGMQTGDSDGRGRCWDWKGEEVLP, translated from the exons ATGTCACCTGCAAAAAGTGGGTTCGCCCTCGTGACTCCGGCTTCGAAAGGACTGGGATTCGCCTTTGCGCGACAGCTGCTGTCCAACACGGACCTCCCCGTTCTTGCGACTGCGCGGAGAGATACTGGACAACTCCGGAAAGTCTTACTGGAGCAAGTCAATGATGAGACTGGAAAGGCGGATGAGAGGCTACGAGTCTTTGAAGTTGACGTGACTG ATGAGGCAACCATACACGCCATGGCTGCACAGATACGAGAAGAATTTCCACAGACTCCCCTGCGTATTGCAATCACCGTACCTGGCGTTCTGCATGTGGAGAAGTCGCCGACGCAGATTGATGCTGCCAATGCTCTGCACAGCTTCCAAGTCAATGCTCTTGGTCCTATGCTTCTGATGAAGCACTTGGCACCTTTTTTGCCAACGAAGTCATCTGCAACCTTTGCGGACGTATCTCTGTCGGCCCATGTACAACGGCCGTGGAAGCTTCCATCGCATGCGATCTACGCGATGATGGCCGCACGAGTTGGGTCCATATCGGACAATTCAACTGGGGGCTGGTATTCATACCGTGCTAGCAAAGCATCCGTCTTTCAGCTGACCAAAACTTTCGATCTGTACCTACGGTCACGGAGTAGAGACCGAGCGTTGGCGGTGGCGTTGCATCCCGGGACAGTCCAGACTGATTTCACGAAAGATTACTGGGATGGCAGACACATGTTGCAGCCAGAAGAATCTGCGGTGAAGCTATTACAGCATCTCTGTGGTATGCAGACCGGTGACTCCGACGGGCGGGGCCGCTGTTGGGattggaagggagaggaggttctgCCTTGA
- the ARO4 gene encoding 3-deoxy-7-phosphoheptulonate synthase (COG:E;~EggNog:ENOG410PG9I;~InterPro:IPR006219,IPR013785,IPR006218;~PFAM:PF00793;~go_function: GO:0003824 - catalytic activity [Evidence IEA];~go_function: GO:0003849 - 3-deoxy-7-phosphoheptulonate synthase activity [Evidence IEA];~go_process: GO:0009058 - biosynthetic process [Evidence IEA];~go_process: GO:0009073 - aromatic amino acid family biosynthetic process [Evidence IEA]) codes for MPLISTTEVNEDTRVLGYDPLLPPQYLQNEIPGKKESLEAVRSGRNQAMKIIEKKDDRLLVVVGPCSIHDPATALEYAGRLKELSEKLSSDLCVIMRAYLEKPRTTVGWKGLINDPDIDESYNINKGLRVSRQLYSDLTSMGMPIASEMLDTISPQYLADLISLGAIGARTTESQLHRELASGLSFPIGFKNGTDGNLTVAIDAIGAAAHPHRFLGVTKQGLAAITKTAGNEHGFVILRGGNKGTNYDRESIKAAREALAGKKQSEVIMVDCSHGNSNKNHRNQPLVAKEISDQLREGQDAIIGVMIESNINEGNQKVPPEGPSGLRKGVSITDACIDWETTVQVLEDLADGVRARRAAKAAQAKTTNGTH; via the exons ATGCCTTTGATCAGCACCACAGAAGTCAATGAGGACACTCGCG TCCTGGGATATgatcccctccttccccctcagTACCTCCAGAATGAGATCCCTGGT AAAAAGGAATCCCTCGAGGCCGTCCGCTCTGGCCGTAACCAGGCCATGAAGATtatcgagaagaaggatgaccGTCTGCTGGTTGTTGTCGGCCCCTGCTCGATCCACGACCCTGCCACGGCCCTCGAATATGCCGGCCGTCTGAAGGAGCTCTCCGAGAAGCTTTCCTCCGACCTTTGTGTCATCATGCGTGCCTACCTTGAGAAGCCCCGCACCACGGTGGGGTGGAAGGGTCTGATCAACGACCCCGACATTGATGAGTcctacaacatcaacaaggGTCTCCGTGTCTCACGTCAGCTCTACTCTGATCTTACCAGCATGGGCATGCCCATTGCCAGTGAGATGCTGGATACCATCTCCCCTCAGTACCTGGCCGATCTGATCTCTCTCGGTGCCATTGGCGCCCGCACCACCGAGTCGCAATTGCACCGTGAGCTCGCCTCCGGTCTCAGTTTCCCCATTGGCTTCAAGAACGGTACCGACGGCAACCTCACCGTTGCCATTGATGCCATTGGTGCCGCTGCTCACCCCCACCGCTTCCTGGGTGTCACCAAGCAGGGTCTGGCTGCTATCACCAAGACCGCTGGTAACGAGCATGGATTCGTCATCCTCCGTGGAGGTAACAAGGGCACCAACTATGACCGCGAGAGCATCAAGGCCGCCCGCGAGGCCCTGGCGGGCAAGAAGCAGTCTGAGGTCATCATGGTCGATTGCTCTCACGGCAACTCTAACAAGAACCACCGCAACCAGCCTCTGGTCGCCAAGGAAATCTCTGACCAACTCCGTGAGGGCCAGGATGCCATCATCGGTGTTATGATTGAGTCCAACATCAACGAGGGTAACCAGAAGGTTCCCCCCGAGGGTCCCTCCGGCCTGCGCAAGGGTGTCAGCATCACTGACGCCTGCATTGACTGGGAGACCACCGTCCAGGTCCTGGAGGACCTTGCTGATGGTGTTCGTGCCAGACGCGCCGCCAAAGCCGCTCAGGCCAAGACCACTAATGGCACCCACTGA
- a CDS encoding cytochrome c oxidase assembly protein COX14 (COG:S;~EggNog:ENOG410PRFB;~InterPro:IPR029208;~PFAM:PF14880;~TransMembrane:1 (i100-120o)) — protein sequence MSRSAADATRFTATGPYAHSKPGSASSAAPYKLPSSMAKPTSQQQQQPQLNANGRPESPKEKVERLRAQARAARLAQSTSRVDQMIEVGRRFANKAHKTMVYTLIAASGVCGALTVYSVISLTLYNRRQRALWVEKEMQRLQDAKTAYAAGTANTEQLELLKNEKIGEIFQQKKEEAKAQRPWNQVKNFIFGGLKQDEKAAADSSSSIPDSVLEGGNKSAVLEALNAKAAEDAAKSTAPAVPKGQLDALAENAEDAAKQSTRSWKSWFTGR from the exons ATGTCCCGCTCCGCTGCAGACGCGACCCGGTTCACGGCCACCGGTCCCTACGCGCACTCCAAGCCCGGCTCGGCCAGCTCGGCGGCCCCCTACAAGCTCCCTAGCTCGATGGCCAAGCCCACctcccagcaacagcaacagccgcAGCTAAACGCCAATGGCAGACCGGAGTCTCCCAAGGAAAAGGTCGAGCGGTTGAGGGCCCAGGCCCGCGCGGCCCGGTTAGCTCAGTCGACATCGCGGGTGGATCAGATGATTGAAGTAGGACGTCGATTTGCGAACAAGGCGCATAAGACGATGGTGTACACGCTGATTGCTGCATCCG GTGTCTGCGGAGCTCTAACAGTTTACTCTGTCATCTCTCTAACGCTATACAACCGTCGGCAGCGGGCTCtgtgggtggagaaggaaatgcAGAGACTGCAGGATGCGAAGACGGCGTATGCTGCCGGTACGGCCAACACGGAGCAATTGGAGCTGttgaagaatgagaagatCGGGGAGATCttccagcagaagaaggaggaggctaAGGCGCAGCGGCCCTGGAATCAGGTCAAGAATTTCATCTTCGGTGGTTTGaagcaggatgagaaggccGCCGCTGATAGCAGCAGCTCTATCCCCGATAGTGTTTTGGAGGGCGGCAACAAGTCCGCTGTGCTGGAGGCGCTGAACGCTAAGGCTGCGGAGGATGCGGCCAAGTCTACTGCTCCTGCTGTTCCCAAGGGCCAGCTGGATGCGTTGGCTGAGAACGCCGAAGATGCTGCGAAGCAGTCGACGcgaagctggaagagctggtTTACTGGACGGTAA
- a CDS encoding uncharacterized protein (COG:S;~EggNog:ENOG410PRC2;~InterPro:IPR018858;~PFAM:PF10454) — MDYNAADLSSVLRTLSALSNQQQPQAQSQLQLQPQSHPPYSHNPDPTTQTAPTEDNDPYEPTESLPQLPIPPKPTSSRPQHPQTQPHPQPRPAPAGPITEDTSTITTWPTALRYVMRTVAQNEEIQRRLRWLIQRQHDHEKQWWQGREALLKKQSARTEKKKELDAVLRSVGAPVDENKQVSTAEEDRAELTNYDAKVYKASRQMSDAMIAELKALRIPFFTIKKGLVSESDPSNMGRTTTTAPTVKQQQQQQLSREELSALQLRMLELLQDLCRE, encoded by the exons ATGGACTACAACGCAGCAGACTTGAGCTCCGTCCTCAGAACTCTCTCCGCCTTATCCaaccagcaacaaccacaagCTCAATCACAACTACAATTACAACCACAATCACACCCTCCCTACTCTCACAACCCAGACCCCACAACACAAACAGCACCAACAGAAGACAATGATCCCTACGAACCCACCGAATCCCTTCCCCAGCTCCCTATCCCCCCGAAACCCACCTCCTCACgaccccaacatccccaaacACAACCACACCCACAGCCacgaccagcaccagcaggaCCCATCACCGAAGACACCTCCACCATAACCACCTGGCCGACGGCCCTCCGCTACGTAATGCGCACGGTAGCCCAAAACGAAGAAATCCAACGCCGTCTCCGCTGGCTAATCCAACGCCAACACGACCACGAGAAACAATGGTGGCAGGGACGAGAAGCGCTCTTGAAGAAACAATCTGCCCGgacggaaaagaagaaggagttgGATGCTGTGTT ACGATCCGTCGGCGCTCCCGTTGATGAGAATAAGCAAGTTTCT acagccgaagaagaccgcGCGGAACTAACCAACTACGACGCCAAAGTATACAAAGCCTCCAGACAAATGTCCGATGCTATGATAGCGGAGCTCAAGGCACTCAGGATTCCCTTTTTCACTATTAAGAAGGGTCTTGTTTCGGAGTCGGACCCATCAAATATGGgaagaacaacaactactGCCCCAACGGtcaagcagcaacagcagcagcagctttcCCGAGAGGAATTGTCGGCGCTTCAACTGAGAATGTTGGAGTTGTTGCAGGATCTTTGTCGGGAGTGA